Proteins encoded within one genomic window of Microbacterium soli:
- a CDS encoding zinc-dependent metalloprotease, giving the protein MADDEQDPSDFEEMLRRMMSGGQIDPESLREALSNMQGMSGMSFDPAMLSGFMSQMQGMFAADPWQNAERQALHIANRDGLGVTSGAQSSLADAFALANLWLGEATTISELSSPPQAMTRGDWVQRTLPVWKEIASPVSTSIADALTNALQTQVPEEMQGMVQGAGQLMRGLGGSLFATQFGQVLGRLSLEVVSGGDVGIPVLPAGTAAVIPQNITAFGEGLEIPEDQIALYLAVRELAYARLYRHAKWLHLHVLSQITDFARGVTVDIDALEDLASRLDPTNPEELRAAIEGGALLPAQTDAQREALTRLENLIATIDGWVDVVTGQATARLPDGARLAEAARRRRAVGGPAEDALGALVGLKLRPRRLREASAMWQAVTDAVGVAARDSLWDYPDMMPTSTDIDDPSALIERLRAVQRGDAPVTDEFDEALARLLDGEDFGEAPGEDGAGDEGPGDGDDRPEGDRPV; this is encoded by the coding sequence ATGGCAGACGACGAGCAGGACCCTTCCGACTTCGAGGAGATGCTGCGCCGCATGATGTCCGGCGGACAGATCGACCCGGAGTCGCTGCGCGAGGCGCTGTCGAACATGCAGGGCATGTCCGGCATGTCGTTCGACCCGGCGATGCTCTCCGGCTTCATGTCGCAGATGCAGGGCATGTTCGCCGCCGATCCGTGGCAGAACGCGGAGCGGCAGGCGCTGCACATCGCCAACCGTGACGGCCTCGGCGTCACCTCGGGCGCGCAGTCGTCGCTCGCGGACGCCTTCGCCCTGGCGAACCTGTGGCTCGGCGAGGCCACCACGATCTCCGAGCTGTCCTCTCCCCCGCAGGCGATGACCCGCGGCGACTGGGTGCAGAGGACCCTGCCGGTGTGGAAGGAGATCGCCTCCCCCGTCTCGACGTCGATCGCGGACGCGCTCACGAATGCCCTGCAGACGCAGGTGCCCGAGGAGATGCAGGGCATGGTGCAGGGCGCGGGACAGCTGATGCGAGGCCTGGGCGGATCGCTGTTCGCCACCCAGTTCGGACAGGTGCTGGGCCGGCTGTCGCTGGAGGTCGTCTCGGGCGGGGACGTGGGCATCCCGGTTCTCCCTGCCGGCACCGCGGCGGTGATCCCGCAGAACATCACCGCGTTCGGCGAGGGGCTGGAGATCCCCGAGGATCAGATCGCGCTCTACCTGGCGGTGCGCGAGCTGGCCTATGCGCGGCTGTACCGGCATGCGAAGTGGCTGCACCTGCACGTGCTCTCGCAGATCACCGACTTCGCCCGCGGGGTGACCGTCGACATCGACGCCCTGGAGGATCTCGCCTCCAGGCTGGACCCGACGAACCCCGAGGAGCTGCGCGCGGCCATCGAGGGCGGTGCCCTGCTTCCCGCGCAGACGGATGCCCAGCGCGAGGCGCTCACGAGGCTGGAGAACCTCATCGCGACCATCGACGGCTGGGTGGACGTCGTCACGGGGCAGGCCACCGCGCGGCTTCCCGACGGCGCCAGACTCGCGGAGGCGGCCCGCCGTCGCCGCGCGGTGGGCGGGCCCGCGGAGGACGCCCTGGGCGCGCTGGTGGGCCTGAAGCTGCGCCCGCGTCGACTGCGCGAAGCGTCGGCGATGTGGCAGGCGGTGACGGATGCCGTGGGCGTGGCCGCACGTGATTCGCTCTGGGACTATCCGGATATGATGCCGACCTCGACCGATATCGACGACCCGTCCGCTCTCATCGAGCGGCTGCGGGCGGTGCAGCGCGGGGACGCGCCGGTCACCGACGAGTTCGACGAGGCTCTCGCACGGCTGCTGGACGGCGAGGACTTCGGCGAGGCGCCCGGTGAGGACGGGGCCGGCGACGAGGGCCCGGGCGACGGGGACGACCGCCCCGAGGGCGACCGTCCGGTCTGA